From Parambassis ranga chromosome 9, fParRan2.1, whole genome shotgun sequence, the proteins below share one genomic window:
- the ehmt1a gene encoding histone-lysine N-methyltransferase EHMT1a — translation MDHSRALEGSVQGRKPSSPASSTPMGSKGQAAQSGLKPRVTITPFHSSPIVSGEAALRNKQPGAAPGKPLSSGCLLLGKPGFLTAASVRERPAAPAAERQSPSLNSAKAAAEKAQGSLPVVKPAGKKPPKSALTEPLRSEPASNTVVHHKGKERAVKRKKRKMGMYNLVPKKKVKTMKQQEKKEEAKARLEKNRADGKTEILPETAKAVEPTAVRNVSLVEQVEFGEGSHVEYTELALECLDLKAQQELFSPPLSGVAADAEVTETDLAEELPLCCCRMETPNSRGSLTAVDQTCMAMESTDGMLSRCQRRVMKQEMMRPSNTVNLLVLCEDHRAGMVKHQCCPGCGLFCRAGTFMECRPYDSISHRFHRDCASILKDRRFCPHCGEDASRAKEVTVPKADPSPSVPRSNPGPSLPGMLTVATLPSVPTTPAVPQVLRAKKTSEPQRGRDESPSRLIGEPVNAGERLPKESLESILMALDDENLTPKKVKYPTRQLYISAKQGDLQKVIHLLVDGKDPNFLMEGQNKRTPLHAAAAEGHQEICHMLVQAGANLDMFDEEQRTPLMAACENNHLETVKYLLRAGASISHKDIMGFTSLHLAAKLGHYDIVHHLLSKASKYINCQDDGGWTPITWATEYKHKELVHLLLSKGADVNIRDKEENVCLHWAALSGCDDIAQALLEARCDLNAVNVHGDSPLHVAARENHLECVMLFLSRGADVTHKNKEGETPLDCCVCGSKVWTALNTNKKLTDARRGRDSHGERVLSRDISRGYEAVPITCVNGVDSEPCPENFKYVPDSCVTSPLTIDKDITHLQHCNCRDDCSSSTCMCGQLSLRCWYDSDGRLPLDFCQREPPVLFECNHACSCWRSCKNRVVQNGLRVRLQLFRTQKMGWGVRAMQDIPQGTFICEYVGEIITDAEADKRENDSFLFTLDNKVGDVHCIDSRLYGNIGRFINHLCEPNLLAVKVFTMHQDLRFPRIAFFSSRTIKAGDQIGFDYGDHYWRVKSKYFSCQCGSLTCRHSAVGR, via the exons ATGGATCACAGCCGAGCCCTTGAGGGATCTGTACAAGGCAGAAAACCCTCCAGTCCTGCTTCTAGCACACCAATGGGTTCCAAGGGACAAGCAGCACAGAGTGGTCTGAAGCCCAGAGTTACGATAACTCCATTTCACAGCTCTCCTATAGTCAGTGGTGAAGCAGCTTTACGCAACAAACAACCAGGAGCCGCTCCTGGAAAACCGTTATCATCTGGCTGCCTGTTGCTGGGGAAGCCGGGATTTTTAACTGCTGCATCTGTCAGAGAAAGAcctgctgctcctgccgcaGAGAGACAAAGTCCCAGTTTAAACTCTGcaaaggcagcagcagaaaaagcaCAAGGAAGTCTACCTGTTGTCAAG CCTGCTGGCAAGAAGCCACCAAAGTCAGCCCTGACAGAACCACTGAGGTCTGAACCAGCATCTAACACAGTTGTCCACCACAAAGGCAAAGAGAGGG CtgtgaagagaaagaagaggaagatgggAATGTATAACTTGGTCCCCAAAAAGAAAGTCAAGACCATGAAACAGCAGGAGAAG AAAGAGGAGGCCAAAGCCAGGTTAGAGAAAAACCGAGCTGATGGCAAAACAGAGATCCTTCCAGAGACTGCAAAAGCTGTAGAACCGACAGCTGTCAGAAATGTATCACTAGTGGAGCAGGTGGAATTTGGAGAAGGCAGCCACGTTGAATACACAGAGCTGGCCCTGGAGTGCCTGGACTTGAAAGCCCAGCAGGAGCTGTTCTCACCTCCTCtgtcag gtgtagcAGCAGATGCTGAGGTGACAGAAACAGACCTGGCTGAGGAGTTACCACTGTGCTGCTGCCGCATGGAGACTCCTAACAGCAGAGGGAGCCTGACTGCAGTAGATCAGACCTGCATGGCAATGGAAAGCACAGATGGAATG cTAAGTCGTTGCCAGAGGCGAGTGATGAAGCAGGAAATGATGCGACCCTCCAATACAGTGAATCTGCTGGTTCTGTGTGAGGACCACCGTGCTGGCATGGTCAAGCACCAGTGCTGCCCAGGCTGTGGACTCTTCTGCAGAGCG GGCACCTTCATGGAGTGCAGGCCTTATGACAGCATCTCCCACCGCTTTCACCGTGACTGTGCCTCCATCTTGAAGGACCGCAGGTTTTGCCCCCACTGTGGAGAGGATGCCAGCAGGGCAAAGGAGGTCACAGTGCCTAAAGCTGATCCATCGCCTTCTGTACCAAGGTCGAACCCTGGGCCCTCACTGCCTGGCATGCTCACTGTAGCCACATTGCCATCAGTGCCGACCACTCCTGCTGTTCCACAGGTGCTCAGAGCGAAGAAAACCAGTGAGCCACAAAGAGGCAGAGATGAGAGCCCGAGCAG GTTAATTGGTGAGCCAGTGAATGCTGGAGAAAGACTTCCTAAAGAGTCACTGGAGAGCATCCTGATGGCACTGGATGATGAAAA cctTACACCAAAGAAAGTGAAGTACCCCACCAGACAgctgtacatctctgcaaagcAGGGAGACCTTCAGAAAGTCATTCATCTTCTAG TTGATGGGAAGGATCCTAACTTCTTGATGGAGGGCCAGAACAAACGCACCCCACTTCATGCAGCAGCTGCCGAGGGTCACCAGGAGATCTGCCACATGCTCGTGCAG GCTGGTGCCAACCTGGACATGTTTGATGAGGAGCAGCGAACACCGCTGATGGCAGCCTGTGAAAATAACCATCTGGAGACAGTGAAGTACCTGCTCAGGGCTGGAGCATCAATCAGCCACAAG GATATCATGGGTTTCACCTCTCTGCATCTGGCAGCTAAACTGGGACATTATGACATCGTCCATCACCTGCTCTCCAAGGCATCCAAATACATAAACTGTCAG gatgACGGTGGGTGGACTCCCATCACCTGGGCCACTGAGTACAAGCACAAGGAGCTggtccacctgctgctgtccaAAGGGGCTGATGTTAACATCAGAGACAAG GAGGagaatgtgtgtctgcactgggCCGCTCTGTCAGGGTGTGATGATATCGCCCAGGCTCTGCTGGAGGCTCGATGTGACCTGAACGCTGTCAATGTTCATGGCGACTCACCACTTCATGTTGCTGCTAGAGAAAACCACCTGGAGTGTGTAAT GTTGTTCCTGTCTCGTGGAGCTGATGTCACTCATAAGAACAAAGAGGGAGAGACGCCTCTGGACTGCTGTGTCTGTGGTTCCAAGGTATGGACAGCCCTCAACACCAACAAGAAGCTAACAGATGCTAGGAGAGGACGGGATAGTCACGGAGAAAGAGTGCTCAGCAG GGACATTTCTCGGGGCTATGAAGCAGTTCCCATCACCTGTGTTAATGGAGTGGACAGTGAGCCGTGCCCTGAAAACTTTAAATACGTACCAGACAGCTGTGTCACCTCCCCACTGACCATAGACAAGGACATCACCCACCTGCAG CACTGCAACTGTAGAGATGACTGCTCATCCAGTACATGCATGTGTGGTCAGCTCAGTCTGCGATGTTGGTATGATAGT gaCGGTCGGCTACCACTGGACTTCTGCCAGCGAGAGCCACCAGTGCTATTTGAGTGTAACCACGCCTGctcctgctggaggagctgcaagAACCGGGTGGTCCAGAACGGACTAAG AGTGCGGCTGCAGCTCTTCAGGACACAGAAGATGGGCTGGGGAGTGAGGGCGATGCAGGATATCCCTCAAGGAACATTCATTTGCGA GTATGTAGGGGAAATCATCACTGATGCAGAGGCCGACAAAAGGGAGAACGACTCTTTCCTCTTCACCCTTGATAATAAG GTGGGAGATGTCCACTGCATTGACTCAAGACTCTATGGCAACATCGGCCGTTTCATCAACCACCTGTGTGAGCCCAACCTGCTGGCTGTGAAGGTGTTCACCATGCACCAGGACCTACGCTTCCCCAGGATAGCTTTCTTCTCCAGCAGAACCATCAAAGCTGGAGACCAGATCGG GTTTGACTATGGCGATCACTACTGGAGGGTGAAGAGCAAGTACTTCAGCTGCCAGTGTGGGTCTCTCACATGTCGGCACTCAGCTGTTGGTAGATAG